Proteins from one Cryptomeria japonica chromosome 4, Sugi_1.0, whole genome shotgun sequence genomic window:
- the LOC131874915 gene encoding uncharacterized protein LOC131874915 yields the protein MGYEIEVDTAKLYANMLLSKPVDRNAKRFGTYKEAISKIKRELKEPIIQKKVRKMIDTLDKKYGGETSDATASIGTSEQIGAKSSKDGEQTKEKNKMSKTKPKGIASSKLTTYMKEKESDTPTYSQGKGEPVGVTYARKKKNERTVDTKAKTKPKKDEKEADNSDTQSDKIVKEVRRSVEDIVGDVGSDIPNLTKDAKPPVEQKSIVETIDIGDTSAKGIVQTKHPREDEVTIEEIPYEERPQKNLVTINIPTTNPTDNEPHLPKKGVEEETPKVIDSSIPVVDEAEKKETKKKKTERKET from the exons atgggttatgagattgaggTAGACACTGCCAAattatatgcaaacatgttactgtCTAAACCGGTAGATAGAaatgcaaagagatttggaacttataAGGAGGCAATCTCCAAAATAAAGAGGGAACTCAAGGAGCCTATCATACAAAAgaaagttaggaaaatgattgacaccTTAGATAAGAAGTATGGAGGTGAAACATCCGATGCCACTGCTTCCATTGGTACAAGTGAACAAATAGGGGCTAAATCAAGCAAAGATGGagaacaaacaaaagaaaagaataaaatgtCCAAGACAAAACCCAAGGGTATTGCATCTAGCAAACTGACAACATACATGAAAGAAAAGGAGTCAGATACTCCTACATATTCCCAAGGTAAAGGTGAACCGGTAGGAGtcacatatgcaagaaagaaaaagaatgaaaggACAGTTGACACAAAGGCTAAAACAAAacccaagaaggatgaaaaggaggctGATAACTCTGACACCCAATCTGATAAGATAGTaaaagaagtcagaagaagtg TTGAAGATATCGTAGGTGATGTTGGGTCAGATATTCCTAATCTGACAAAGGATGCAAAGCCACCGGTTGaacaaaaatcaattgttgaaactattgatattggtGATACATCGGCTAAGGGAATTGTTCAAACTAAGCATCCCAGAGAAGATGAAGTCACAATTGAGGAGATCCCTTATGAGGAAAGACCTCAAAAGAATCTAGTGACAATAAATATTCCCACAACAAATCCTACTGACAACGAACCTCATTTACCAAAGAAAGGTGTAGAGGAAGAAACCCCAAAGGTGATAGATTCATCAATACCAGTTGTTGATGAAGCAGAGAAGaaggaaacaaagaaaaagaaaacggAAAGGAAGGAAACATAA
- the LOC131046156 gene encoding disease resistance RPP13-like protein 4 yields MAAGLADGVIGKLTEMAVQQLANEATLVVNFTDDFEWLCKKLTYVRGFLTYADGQSAQNELVGKWLQDVCDTAWDAEDIVEECTIYGNSPQSSVGCHTRSLFRYKMGRRIRKVRGRMTTIMQDASELKLVSELCHSNEASSSTPNRGRARKKSSLLESGSKPVAIDSKIQHIIGLLDDPAVPVIAVVGMGGIGKTFLLQHVFKSTKERFEHSIWLSISQTYSVPKLQSDLASKIHVRDIGGSDLSEDGEPRISLRDVVKERVSEVRAAECIHSHLQRSRSLIVLDDVWRASIQDNLIANLGLPVSDNCRCKIVVTTRNREVCRNMNAHIYEMEYLSDEDSWKLFCAHAFANYPQKENPPHLEKIAGDIVKECGKLPLAIKTIAGSLAGKTLVWDWESKYRQLNEVVHRNDRIMQILKLSYDWLPPALKPCFAYFSLFPEDEELDCEYVINLWIGEGFIPQGEEQWNIGWEYMSQFANLCLIDMVERLEEPRIGTKFCKLHDLLFDLAVTISKENKCAFSFEEVFTKFSSRHSGCRRIMLPKKEIDDSALGKRINNCGQSLRTLSLFQNDGIRNIPSNFFASGRVLRVLDLRGTGISSLPESVGNLKLLRVLNLSQTHIRKVPKCVRKLTSLRFLDISGCRSVVMVPLWIGELKCLQHLSIEGCSEGLQRHIPKAISELPCLLILRSDGLGLSNGDNRFLNLEDVGNLIHLQELWINFYNNQASSRSMETVIGQLVKMRSLGLCDKSRGVVAGVVGLGLPDPPCPLKMMAMKDLEHLRLCGFAVPSWISRFPNLRILKLVYCECVDYTTLTIETLPNLMILELTGNESCTELPRAFGMSGRFNKLSFFEIRLFSKLKQFPKLEMGALPCLEKLIFKKLPDMKRVPIGLELLKSLKECTFESTGISRARLREGSHDWEKIKASNPNVTITWKQ; encoded by the coding sequence ATGGCAGCTGGCCTTGCTGACGGTGTCATTGGCAAGCTAACTGAGATGGCAGTACAACAGCTGGCCAACGAGGCAACACTGGTAGTTAACTTCACAGATGACTTTGAGTGGCTGTGTAAGAAGCTCACGTATGTGAGAGGGTTTCTCACATATGCAGATGGGCAGAGTGCACAGAATGAGTTGGTGGGAAAATGGCTGCAAGATGTTTGTGATACTGCTTGGGATGCAGAGGACATAGTAGAAGAATGCACCATCTATGGTAACAGCCCTCAATCTTCTGTGGGTTGTCATACAAGATCTCTGTTTCGGTATAAAATGGGGAGAAGAATTAGAAAGGTGAGAGGGAGAATGACAACCATAATGCAAGATGCAAGTGAGCTGAAGCTGGTTAGTGAATTGTGTCATTCTAATGAAGCCTCGAGCAGTACACCCAACAGAGGAAGAGCACGGAAGAAATCAAGCTTGTTGGAGAGTGGTTCAAAACCCGTGGCCATTGACAGTAAGATTCAACATATCATCGGCCTGTTAGATGACCCTGCTGTTCCTGTGATTGCTGTTGTTGGCATGGGAGGGATTGGCAAGACATTTCTGCTACAGCATGTCTTCAAGAGCACAAAAGAAAGGTTTGAGCACTCTATCTGGCTTTCAATTTCGCAAACATATTCTGTTCCTAAGTTGCAGTCGGATCTAGCTTCTAAAATTCATGTGAGAGATATTGGTGGAAGCGATTTAAGTGAGGATGGAGAGCCTAGAATTAGTTTAAGGGATGTTGTAAAGGAACGAGTTAGTGAGGTGCGTGCAGCGGAGTGCATTCATAGCCATTTACAAAGATCAAGGTCATTGATTGTGTTAGATGATGTGTGGAGAGCATCTATTCAAGATAATTTGATAGCAAACCTGGGTCTTCCCGTTAGTGATAACTGCCGCTGCAAAATTGTTGTCACCACTAGAAACAGAGAAGTTTGCAGAAATATGAATGCCCACATTTACGAGATGGAGTATCTTTCCGACGAGGATAGCTGGAAATTGTTTTGTGCTCATGCCTTCGCAAATTATCCCCAAAAAGAGAATCCGCCGCACCTTGAGAAGATAGCTGGTGATATTGTAAAGGAGTGTGGTAAGCTACCATTGGCTATAAAAACAATTGCAGGTTCTCTGGCAGGCAAGACACTGGTATGGGATTGGGAGTCCAAATATCGCCAGCTAAATGAGGTAGTCCATCGTAATGACCGCATCATGCAGATTCTTAAGCTGAGCTATGACTGGCTGCCTCCAGCTCTTAAACCCTGTTTTGCATATTTTTCTCTGTTTCCCGAAGATGAAGAACTAGATTGTGAATATGTCATAAATCTGTGGATTGGAGAGGGGTTCATTCCACAAGGAGAAGAACAGTGGAATATTGGATGGGAATATATGTCTCAATTCGCTAATCTATGTTTGATTGACATGGTGGAGAGGCTAGAAGAACCTCGCATAGGAACCAAATTCTGTAAATTGCACGATCTGTTGTTTGATTTGGCTGTTACCATATCTAAAGAAAATAAATGTGCATTTTCATTTGAAGAAGTCTTCACAAAATTTTCCTCCAGACATAGCGGCTGCCGAAGGATTATGTTGCCAAAGAAAGAGATAGATGATAGTGCCCTGGGCAAAAGGATTAATAATTGTGGGCAGTCTCTCCGCACTCTATCTCTGTTTCAAAACGATGGCATTAGAAATATTCCCTCCAACTTCTTTGCTAGTGGACGAGTACTGCGGGTACTTGACCTCAGGGGAACTGGAATTTCTTCATTGCCAGAATCAGTTGGAAACTTGAAGCTTCTCCGAGTTTTGAATTTGTCTCAAACACATATCAGGAAGGTACCCAAGTGTGTTAGAAAACTTACCAGTCTGAGGTTCCTTGACATTTCAGGTTGCAGAAGCGTGGTAATGGTGCCCCTGTGGATAGGTGAGCTTAAATGCCTACAACATCTCAGTATAGAAGGTTGTTCAGAGGGATTGCAGCGTCACATCCCCAAGGCAATATCAGAGCTACCCTGTTTGCTGATACTCAGATCAGATGGTTTGGGTCTTTCCAATGGAGATAATAGATTCTTAAATCTGGAGGATGTGGGTAATTTGATTCACCTCCAAGAACTATGGATAAACTTTTATAATAATCAAGCATCTTCCAGAAGCATGGAAACAGTGATTGGGCAATTGGTGAAGATGCGTAGTTTAGGACTTTGTGACAAGAGCAGAGGGGTCGTTGCAGGGGTAGTTGGTCTTGGATTACCAGACCCACCTTGTCCCCTTAAAATGATGGCTATGAAGGATCTTGAACACCTTCGCCTTTGTGGTTTTGCTGTGCCAAGTTGGATAAGTAGATTCCCAAATCTCAGGATACTCAAGCTGGTGTATTGCGAATGTGTTGATTACACTACACTAACAATAGAAACCCTGCCCAATCTAATGATTTTAGAATTGACAGGTAATGAGAGTTGCACAGAATTGCCAAGAGCTTTTGGAATGTCTGGAAGATTTAATAAACTCAGTTTCTTTGAAATTAGGCTATTTAGTAAACTGAAGCAGTTTCCGAAACTAGAAATGGGAGCCCTGCCATGTCTGGAGAAACTGATATTCAAAAAATTGCCAGATATGAAGAGAGTTCCAATTGGTCTGGAACTGCTGAAAAGTCTAAAGGAGTGCACATTTGAGTCTACAGGGATATCAAGGGCCAGATTGAGGGAAGGCAGTCATGATTGGGAGAAAATAAAGGCCAGTAATCCAAATGTAACTATTACATGGAAGCAGTGA